A genomic segment from Streptomyces sp. NBC_00459 encodes:
- the malQ gene encoding 4-alpha-glucanotransferase, which produces MSVHGPAEPAGGHENGENRAEERLALTRLAELHGVASSFSPSPDHVVAASDSALVAVLAALGVDAVTPEAVRAALAARERELAARLLPPTVVCGADGTADALAGLPEGTRLRISTEQGEICDSVDRLPPGIHELDAVAPDGRTARAHLVVAPARLPTPAGRSYGLLVQLYSLLSRRSWGMGDLGDLGELSAWAGRALGAGFVQVNPLHAAVPGAPTDPSPYRPSSRRFPDPVHLRIEDIPEFAYIEEAEDRERVRGLLERAGRLRESVLDKGELIDRDAVWELKREALELVCAVPLGPGRQAAYCDFLARAGEPLEDHATWCALAETHGSDWSRWPDGLQDPRSAETARARGELMDRVDFHSRLAWLTDTQLTDAQRTARDAGMSVGIVHDLAVGVHPGGADAWAQQEYFAAGMSVGAPPDAFNARGQDWGLPPWRPDRLAESGYAPYRQLLRSLFGYAGALRIDHVMGLFRLWWVPQGLAPTEGAYVRYDAEAMLAVLALEASRAGAVVIGEDLGTVEPGVRETLHERGVLGTSVLWFERDWNGDGRPLPPDHWRADCLATVTTHDLPPTAARLAGDHVELRDRLGLLTNPLAQERADAAADTNEWLTLLARLGLLRGGSGGLSGVEEEAEIQAVHRYLLRTPARMIGVWLPDGVGDRRPQNLPGTWNQYPNWRLPVADAEGRPMTLEELAGSSRLWALMEVLREGAT; this is translated from the coding sequence ATGTCCGTACACGGCCCGGCCGAACCCGCCGGGGGCCACGAGAACGGGGAGAACCGGGCCGAGGAACGGCTCGCGCTCACCCGCCTCGCCGAGCTGCACGGCGTCGCCTCCTCCTTCAGCCCGTCCCCGGACCACGTGGTCGCCGCCTCCGACTCCGCGCTCGTCGCCGTACTGGCCGCGCTCGGCGTCGACGCGGTCACTCCGGAGGCCGTCCGGGCCGCCCTCGCCGCCCGGGAACGGGAACTGGCGGCGCGGCTGCTGCCACCCACGGTGGTGTGCGGCGCCGACGGCACGGCCGACGCGCTGGCCGGACTGCCCGAGGGCACCCGCCTGCGCATCAGTACCGAACAGGGCGAGATCTGCGACTCGGTCGACCGGCTCCCGCCCGGCATCCACGAGTTGGACGCCGTCGCGCCCGACGGCCGCACCGCCCGCGCCCACCTCGTCGTCGCCCCGGCCCGGCTGCCCACGCCCGCCGGACGCTCCTACGGCCTCCTCGTCCAGCTCTACTCCCTCCTCTCCCGGCGCTCCTGGGGCATGGGCGACCTGGGCGACCTCGGTGAGCTGAGCGCCTGGGCCGGGCGGGCGCTCGGAGCAGGATTCGTGCAGGTCAACCCGTTGCACGCGGCCGTACCCGGAGCGCCGACCGATCCGTCCCCCTACCGGCCGTCCTCCCGGCGCTTCCCCGATCCCGTCCATCTGCGGATCGAGGACATCCCCGAGTTCGCGTACATCGAGGAGGCCGAGGACCGTGAGCGGGTGCGCGGGCTGCTGGAGCGGGCCGGGCGGCTGCGGGAGTCGGTGCTGGACAAGGGCGAGCTGATCGACCGGGACGCCGTGTGGGAACTCAAGCGCGAGGCGCTGGAGCTGGTGTGCGCCGTACCGCTCGGGCCCGGGCGGCAGGCCGCGTACTGCGACTTCCTCGCGCGGGCCGGCGAACCGCTGGAGGACCACGCCACCTGGTGCGCGCTGGCCGAGACGCACGGCTCGGACTGGTCGCGCTGGCCGGACGGCCTCCAGGACCCCCGGTCGGCCGAGACCGCCCGCGCCCGGGGCGAGTTGATGGACCGCGTCGACTTCCACTCCCGTCTCGCCTGGCTCACCGACACCCAGCTCACCGACGCCCAGCGGACGGCACGCGACGCGGGCATGTCGGTCGGGATCGTGCACGACCTCGCCGTCGGGGTGCATCCCGGCGGCGCCGACGCCTGGGCGCAGCAGGAGTACTTCGCGGCCGGCATGTCGGTCGGCGCGCCCCCGGACGCGTTCAACGCGCGCGGCCAGGACTGGGGACTGCCGCCCTGGAGACCGGACCGCCTGGCCGAGTCCGGCTACGCCCCCTACCGACAGCTGCTGAGATCCCTCTTCGGCTACGCGGGCGCCCTGCGCATCGACCACGTCATGGGCCTCTTCCGGCTCTGGTGGGTGCCCCAGGGGCTGGCGCCGACGGAGGGGGCGTACGTCCGGTACGACGCCGAGGCGATGCTCGCCGTCCTCGCGCTGGAGGCCTCGCGGGCCGGGGCTGTCGTGATCGGCGAGGATCTGGGGACCGTGGAACCCGGGGTGCGGGAGACGCTGCACGAACGCGGGGTGCTCGGCACGTCCGTCCTGTGGTTCGAACGGGACTGGAACGGCGACGGGCGTCCCCTGCCCCCCGACCACTGGCGCGCCGACTGCCTCGCCACCGTCACCACCCACGACCTGCCGCCCACCGCCGCCCGTCTCGCCGGTGACCACGTCGAACTCCGCGACCGGCTGGGTCTGTTGACCAACCCCCTGGCACAGGAACGGGCCGATGCCGCCGCCGACACGAACGAGTGGCTGACGCTGCTCGCCCGCCTGGGCCTGCTGAGGGGCGGCAGCGGTGGTCTCTCGGGGGTCGAGGAGGAGGCCGAGATCCAGGCCGTCCACCGCTATCTCCTCCGCACCCCGGCCCGCATGATCGGCGTCTGGCTCCCGGACGGCGTCGGCGACCGCCGCCCGCAGAACCTGCCGGGTACGTGGAACCAGTACCCGAACTGGCGCCTGCCCGTCGCCGACGCGGAGGGCAGGCCGATGACGCTGGAGGAACTGGCGGGATCGTCGCGGCTGTGGGCGCTGATGGAGGTGCTGCGGGAGGGCGCCACCTGA
- a CDS encoding beta-N-acetylglucosaminidase domain-containing protein: MLHGRGKGAVALVFAVVAGATLGPAPEAVAAPPSPGSSSADRFTEDAASALPSVWPRPQSLRASGGGPVAVTDEVALIADAEADPYTVEGLRALVREAGGRPVTAAVAAPGALAILVGGDAADRALTALGAGPRADLPSGGYRLAVGRVAGRDTVALAGAGADGLFHGLQTLRQLLGTKGEFAAVVVRDRPGTAVRGTTEGFYGTPWTSEQRLAQLDFMGRTKQNRYLYAPGDDLYRQARWREPYPAARRAEFRELAQRARRNHVTLGWAVAPGQSMCLSSDSDVRALTDKLDAMWALGFRAFQVQFQDVSYSEWHCEADEERYGSGPEAAAEAQARVAGAVARHLRARHPSAAALSLMPTEYFQDGTTPYRKALANALDAEIEVAWTGVGVVPRTITGGQLADAKAVFGHPLVTMDNYPVNDYAQGRILLGPYTGREPAVATRSAALLANAMVQPEASRIPLFTAADYAWNPRGYRPEASWRAAVTDLAAGDPRREEALSALAGNAASSVLGAPESAYLRPLIEALRQARTATDGPANRAANEAAERRLRSAFTVMRETPDRLTYSPGTLAEEVAPWTQQLAGYGAAGETAVDMLRAQRAGDTATAWQAYLSLVGQRHALASAASRVTVGKGVLDPFLLRAQQAFAQWAGLDHEPSASDGRTVRFPRARALASVTVLSVPETVGTVEARVPGEGWRVLGALSGTGATQLPVRAHADAVRVIGPAPSGVRHLVPWFDDSPSVELELGRDRKAGAEVDAEIGGPAVEVPVRLTSSRPADARDTKLAAKAPRGVEVRLPGSPLTLPRGVPVDAEAEVSVERGTPAGTYPVALTAGDATRTLTVRAFPRTGGPDLALGGAASSSGDETADFPAPAANDGKPGTRWSSPAEDDAWWQVRLDRTARLGRVDLRWQDAHAAAYRVQVSSDGRDWRTAATVPDGRGGHESVRMDERDVRFVRVQGDKRATRYGYSLWSVEAYAVAD, translated from the coding sequence GTGCTGCACGGGCGCGGGAAAGGGGCGGTCGCCCTGGTGTTCGCCGTCGTGGCCGGGGCGACCCTGGGACCGGCTCCCGAGGCGGTCGCGGCTCCGCCCTCCCCCGGCAGCTCGTCCGCCGACAGGTTCACCGAGGATGCCGCCTCCGCCCTTCCGTCGGTGTGGCCCCGCCCCCAGTCCCTGCGCGCGAGCGGCGGCGGGCCGGTCGCGGTCACGGACGAGGTCGCGCTGATCGCCGACGCGGAGGCCGACCCGTACACGGTCGAGGGCCTGCGCGCGCTGGTACGGGAGGCGGGCGGGCGCCCGGTCACCGCGGCCGTCGCCGCCCCGGGCGCGCTGGCGATCCTGGTCGGCGGCGACGCGGCCGACCGGGCCCTCACCGCCCTCGGCGCCGGCCCTCGCGCCGACCTCCCGTCCGGCGGCTACCGGCTCGCCGTCGGCAGGGTCGCGGGCCGGGACACCGTCGCCCTGGCGGGAGCCGGGGCGGACGGACTGTTCCACGGTCTCCAGACCCTGCGCCAACTCCTCGGCACGAAGGGCGAGTTCGCCGCTGTCGTCGTACGCGACCGGCCCGGCACCGCCGTGCGCGGCACGACCGAGGGTTTCTACGGCACCCCCTGGACGAGTGAACAGCGGCTCGCCCAGCTGGACTTCATGGGCCGGACGAAGCAGAACCGCTACCTCTACGCCCCCGGCGACGACCTCTACCGCCAGGCCCGCTGGCGCGAGCCCTACCCCGCCGCACGCCGGGCGGAGTTCCGGGAGCTGGCCCAGCGGGCGCGCCGCAACCACGTCACGCTCGGCTGGGCGGTGGCCCCCGGACAGTCGATGTGCCTGTCGTCGGACTCCGACGTGCGCGCGCTGACCGACAAACTGGACGCCATGTGGGCGCTGGGTTTCCGGGCGTTCCAGGTGCAGTTCCAGGACGTCAGCTACAGCGAGTGGCACTGCGAGGCGGACGAGGAGCGGTACGGCTCCGGCCCCGAGGCCGCGGCCGAGGCCCAGGCGAGGGTCGCCGGCGCCGTGGCCCGGCATCTGAGGGCACGTCACCCGTCCGCAGCCGCGCTGTCGTTGATGCCGACCGAGTACTTCCAGGACGGCACGACCCCCTATCGCAAGGCGCTGGCGAACGCGCTGGACGCGGAGATCGAGGTCGCGTGGACGGGTGTGGGTGTCGTCCCCCGGACCATCACGGGAGGCCAACTCGCGGACGCGAAAGCCGTGTTCGGGCATCCGCTGGTCACCATGGACAACTACCCGGTCAACGACTACGCGCAGGGACGGATCCTCCTCGGCCCCTACACCGGCCGTGAACCGGCCGTCGCCACCCGGTCGGCCGCCCTGCTCGCCAACGCCATGGTCCAGCCCGAGGCCTCGCGGATCCCCCTGTTCACCGCCGCCGACTACGCCTGGAACCCGCGCGGCTACCGCCCCGAGGCGTCCTGGCGGGCCGCGGTCACCGACCTCGCCGCCGGTGACCCGCGCCGCGAGGAGGCCCTGAGCGCCCTCGCCGGAAACGCCGCGTCCTCGGTCCTGGGCGCCCCCGAGTCGGCCTACCTCCGCCCGCTGATCGAGGCGCTCCGGCAGGCCCGCACGGCGACGGACGGCCCCGCGAACCGGGCGGCGAACGAGGCGGCGGAGCGCCGACTGCGGTCGGCGTTCACGGTGATGCGCGAGACACCGGACCGGCTGACGTACTCGCCCGGCACTCTGGCCGAGGAAGTCGCCCCCTGGACACAACAGTTGGCGGGTTACGGCGCGGCCGGTGAGACAGCGGTCGACATGCTGCGGGCGCAGCGCGCAGGCGACACGGCGACGGCCTGGCAGGCGTACCTCTCCCTCGTCGGCCAACGGCACGCACTGGCCTCCGCCGCGTCCCGGGTGACCGTGGGCAAGGGCGTGCTGGACCCGTTTCTCCTCCGTGCGCAGCAGGCGTTCGCCCAATGGGCCGGCCTCGACCACGAACCCTCCGCTTCGGACGGCCGCACCGTCCGTTTCCCGCGTGCCCGCGCCCTGGCCTCCGTCACCGTCCTGAGCGTCCCGGAAACCGTGGGCACCGTCGAGGCGCGTGTCCCCGGGGAGGGCTGGCGCGTACTCGGGGCGCTGTCCGGCACCGGCGCGACCCAACTCCCCGTCCGGGCCCACGCGGACGCCGTTCGGGTGATCGGTCCGGCGCCCTCCGGGGTACGGCATCTCGTCCCCTGGTTCGACGACTCCCCGTCGGTGGAGCTGGAGTTGGGGCGCGACAGGAAGGCCGGCGCGGAGGTGGACGCGGAGATCGGCGGTCCCGCGGTGGAGGTGCCGGTACGGCTGACCTCGTCCCGTCCCGCCGACGCGCGGGACACGAAGCTCGCGGCGAAGGCGCCCCGGGGCGTTGAAGTCCGGCTCCCCGGGAGCCCGTTGACATTGCCGCGCGGAGTCCCGGTCGATGCGGAGGCCGAGGTCTCCGTGGAGCGGGGGACACCGGCGGGGACGTATCCCGTCGCGCTCACCGCCGGGGACGCGACGCGCACGCTCACCGTGCGGGCGTTCCCGCGGACGGGCGGCCCCGATCTCGCGCTGGGCGGTGCCGCGAGTTCGTCCGGTGACGAGACGGCGGACTTCCCGGCACCGGCCGCCAACGACGGGAAGCCCGGGACGCGTTGGTCGTCCCCGGCCGAGGACGACGCCTGGTGGCAGGTACGGCTGGACCGGACGGCGCGGCTGGGCCGGGTCGACCTGCGCTGGCAGGACGCGCACGCCGCCGCGTACCGCGTACAGGTGTCGTCGGACGGGCGCGACTGGCGTACGGCGGCCACGGTCCCGGACGGGCGGGGCGGGCACGAGTCGGTGCGGATGGACGAGCGGGACGTCCGGTTCGTCCGTGTGCAGGGGGACAAGAGGGCGACCCGGTACGGGTATTCGCTGTGGTCGGTGGAGGCGTACGCGGTGGCGGACTGA
- a CDS encoding PadR family transcriptional regulator: MSTRHILLGLLAGGPSHGYDLKRRHDERFPQARPLAYGQVYTTLQRLVRDGLAEVDGTDADGGPERTKYRTTGDGKRELADWVRQISAPAPHVVNEIFAKVVVAILAGGDPAAYLLDQRAAHMARMRELTAVKTAPGSDLSTVLSADYALNHLDADLRWMTTTVARLTTLTAEVDTA, encoded by the coding sequence ATGAGCACCCGCCACATCCTGTTGGGGCTGCTCGCCGGAGGGCCCAGCCATGGCTATGACCTCAAGCGACGGCACGACGAACGCTTCCCGCAGGCCCGGCCGCTGGCCTACGGGCAGGTCTACACGACCTTGCAGCGCCTGGTCCGCGACGGCCTGGCGGAGGTCGACGGCACCGACGCGGACGGCGGTCCGGAGCGGACGAAGTACCGGACGACCGGCGACGGAAAGCGTGAACTCGCGGACTGGGTACGGCAGATCAGCGCGCCCGCGCCGCACGTCGTCAACGAGATCTTCGCCAAGGTCGTCGTCGCGATCCTGGCCGGCGGGGACCCGGCCGCGTATCTGCTGGACCAGCGCGCCGCGCACATGGCGCGGATGCGGGAGCTGACGGCGGTCAAGACCGCGCCGGGCTCGGACCTCTCGACCGTGCTCTCGGCGGACTACGCCCTCAACCACCTTGACGCCGACCTCCGTTGGATGACCACGACGGTGGCCCGGCTCACCACACTGACCGCGGAGGTCGACACGGCATGA
- a CDS encoding ABC transporter ATP-binding protein produces the protein MTTTNGAISGGDTAPPLLAARRLSKTHGRTPALRGASVALRAGEILAVTGASGSGKSTLLHCLAGIVRPDAGTVEYAGERLDTLPERRLSELRRTEFGVVFQFGQLIPELTVLDNVALPLLLAGTARGAAHERAGEWLERFGVLGQEMLRPGELSGGQAQRVSLARALITGPKVVFADEPTGALDSLAGEQVMAALTHTARESGTAVLLITHDAQVAAYADRELRLSDGAVAADGAETSAEVTA, from the coding sequence ATGACCACCACCAACGGGGCAATATCCGGCGGGGACACCGCACCACCACTGCTCGCGGCCCGCCGTCTGTCCAAGACGCACGGCAGGACGCCCGCGCTGCGCGGCGCCTCGGTCGCGCTGCGGGCCGGCGAGATCCTGGCCGTCACGGGGGCCAGCGGCAGCGGGAAGTCGACGCTGCTGCACTGTCTGGCGGGGATCGTCCGGCCGGACGCGGGGACCGTCGAGTACGCCGGGGAGCGGCTCGACACGCTGCCCGAGCGGCGGCTGAGCGAACTGCGGCGCACCGAGTTCGGGGTCGTCTTCCAGTTCGGGCAGCTGATTCCCGAGCTGACCGTCCTCGACAACGTGGCGCTGCCGCTGCTGCTCGCCGGGACCGCGCGCGGAGCGGCGCACGAGCGGGCCGGCGAGTGGCTGGAGCGGTTCGGGGTGCTCGGCCAGGAGATGCTGCGGCCGGGCGAGCTGAGCGGCGGCCAGGCGCAGCGCGTCTCGCTGGCCCGCGCCCTGATCACCGGCCCGAAGGTGGTCTTCGCCGACGAGCCGACCGGCGCGCTGGACTCCCTCGCGGGCGAGCAGGTGATGGCGGCGCTGACGCACACGGCCCGCGAGTCCGGCACGGCGGTGCTGCTGATCACCCACGACGCCCAGGTGGCGGCGTACGCGGACCGCGAGCTCAGGCTGAGCGACGGCGCGGTGGCCGCCGACGGGGCCGAGACCTCGGCGGAGGTGACCGCGTGA
- a CDS encoding FtsX-like permease family protein yields MIADKVNGSGSGSLRADARLAWLLTRGSDRREWWRVALTGIGAALATGFALAAVAVASIRGQYSVSFGSGLLNQQGERSGVVLTLVLLLVPVLGFLGQCARVGAVHRDRRLAALRLAGAGAAQVRRIAALESGLACLLGSALATVFCVLFLLGEWRQPPVLVWFGIALVAAAVPVLGALVSVLALRRVVASPLGRVRRVPPREGRGPGMPVPIAALGLLFVGLLLAPDTFGGYETAPTLVFAVVIGTGVGALWLTGATARCTGRILATRTADPATLIAAERLRDDPWAAARTHAAVLLVAVVGTGFVGVREVLLTSLRDRGETMLASPMSFYTTGVDLTGAAVLVALVITLCGLGVGTAESVATRRRGLAAQAAAGVPRAVLGRALLLETALPLAPAMLLAGAGGLLIGDWFAGIAQDGSRSVPYTALLVPPAVYVCCLLAAATSLPLLRRSVHPAELRYV; encoded by the coding sequence GTGATCGCCGACAAGGTCAACGGCTCCGGGAGCGGCTCCCTGCGCGCCGATGCGCGGCTCGCCTGGCTGCTCACCCGGGGTTCCGACCGGCGGGAGTGGTGGCGGGTCGCGCTCACGGGGATCGGGGCGGCGCTCGCGACCGGGTTCGCGCTGGCCGCCGTGGCCGTCGCCTCGATCCGCGGGCAGTACTCCGTGTCGTTCGGCTCCGGGCTCCTGAACCAGCAGGGGGAACGCTCCGGTGTGGTCCTCACCCTCGTGCTGCTGCTCGTGCCCGTGCTCGGGTTCCTCGGGCAGTGTGCGCGGGTCGGGGCGGTGCACCGGGACCGGCGGCTGGCCGCGCTGCGGCTGGCGGGGGCCGGCGCGGCCCAGGTGCGGCGGATCGCGGCGCTGGAATCGGGGCTTGCCTGTCTGCTCGGCTCGGCGCTCGCCACCGTGTTCTGCGTGCTGTTCCTGCTGGGCGAGTGGCGGCAGCCGCCGGTACTCGTCTGGTTCGGGATCGCGCTGGTCGCGGCGGCCGTACCGGTGCTGGGCGCGCTGGTGAGCGTACTGGCGCTGCGTCGCGTGGTGGCCTCGCCGCTGGGCCGGGTACGGCGGGTGCCCCCGCGCGAGGGGCGTGGTCCGGGGATGCCGGTCCCGATCGCGGCCCTGGGGCTGCTGTTCGTGGGGCTGCTGCTGGCACCGGACACGTTCGGCGGCTACGAGACCGCCCCGACGCTGGTGTTCGCCGTGGTGATCGGCACCGGTGTGGGCGCCCTGTGGCTGACCGGTGCCACCGCCCGGTGCACGGGGCGGATCCTGGCGACCCGTACCGCCGATCCGGCGACGCTGATCGCGGCGGAACGGCTGCGCGACGACCCGTGGGCCGCTGCCCGCACCCATGCGGCGGTACTGCTGGTGGCCGTCGTGGGCACCGGGTTCGTCGGCGTCCGGGAGGTGCTGCTGACCTCGCTCCGCGACCGCGGCGAGACCATGCTGGCCTCGCCCATGTCCTTCTACACCACCGGCGTCGATCTGACCGGCGCCGCCGTCCTGGTCGCCCTGGTGATCACGCTCTGCGGGCTCGGCGTCGGCACCGCCGAGTCGGTGGCGACCCGGCGCCGGGGCCTGGCCGCGCAGGCCGCCGCCGGAGTGCCGCGCGCGGTGCTGGGCCGGGCGCTGCTCCTGGAGACGGCCCTGCCGCTGGCGCCGGCGATGCTGCTGGCGGGTGCCGGGGGCCTGCTGATCGGCGACTGGTTCGCGGGGATCGCCCAGGACGGCAGCCGCTCGGTGCCGTACACGGCGCTGCTGGTTCCCCCGGCGGTGTACGTGTGCTGTCTGCTCGCGGCGGCAACCTCGCTGCCGCTGCTGCGCCGTTCGGTGCATCCGGCGGAGCTCAGGTACGTGTGA
- a CDS encoding HNH endonuclease — MPHVLVLNASYEPLGVVPLRRALVLVLENKAVSLEESGAFMHSATVTVPAPSVVRLKRFVRVPYRGPVPLTRRALFARDGGRCMYCGAAATSVDHVIPKSRGGQHRWDNVVASCRRCNHTKADRHLFEIGWRLRHKPAPPTGLAWRIIGTGHRDPRWLPYLQPYGADDAMARIDGISA; from the coding sequence GTGCCGCATGTCCTGGTACTCAACGCGTCGTACGAGCCACTCGGCGTCGTACCGCTCCGCCGCGCGCTCGTCCTCGTCCTGGAGAACAAGGCCGTCTCCCTGGAGGAGTCGGGCGCCTTCATGCACAGCGCGACCGTTACTGTCCCCGCACCCAGCGTGGTCCGGCTGAAGAGGTTCGTACGGGTCCCTTACCGGGGGCCCGTTCCACTGACCCGTAGGGCACTGTTCGCCCGCGACGGCGGCCGGTGCATGTACTGCGGCGCCGCCGCCACCAGCGTCGACCACGTCATCCCGAAATCCCGCGGCGGCCAGCACCGCTGGGACAACGTGGTGGCGTCGTGCCGTCGCTGCAACCACACCAAGGCCGACCGACATCTCTTCGAGATCGGCTGGCGGCTGCGCCACAAACCCGCCCCGCCCACCGGTCTCGCCTGGCGCATCATCGGCACCGGACACCGGGACCCGCGCTGGCTGCCATACCTGCAGCCGTACGGCGCCGACGACGCGATGGCCCGGATCGACGGCATCTCAGCCTGA
- a CDS encoding mechanosensitive ion channel family protein — translation MSLPAVLLAAGPSPSPTPSESPTALVPSLQDAQESATNAASWVEQNWSTWLAIGLKVLLIVVIAAVLRAVVRRAITKLIDRMNRAVQASDGTTGSTALGSLLVNVERRRQRSQAIGSVLRSVASFIILGTAALMVLSAFQINLAPLLASAGVAGVAIGFGARNLVTDFLSGVFMILEDQYGVGDTIDAGVASGEVIEVGLRVTKLRGDQGEIWYVRNGEVKRIGNLSQGWATAGVDVTVRADEDLEQLKATLDEVSEKMSREEPWNELLWGPIESLGLDSVLLDSMVIRLTAKTMPGKSLTVERELRWRVKRALDAVGIRIVGGTTVIPEEETAADPTAAVAAPSAYSNTASPQAEAASPIAPARPVR, via the coding sequence GTGTCCTTGCCCGCCGTCCTACTCGCCGCCGGTCCGTCGCCGTCACCGACTCCCTCGGAGTCACCGACCGCGTTGGTCCCGTCGCTCCAGGACGCCCAGGAGAGCGCGACGAACGCCGCCAGCTGGGTCGAGCAGAACTGGTCCACCTGGCTGGCGATCGGCCTCAAGGTCCTGCTGATCGTGGTGATCGCGGCCGTGCTGAGAGCGGTGGTCCGGCGGGCGATCACCAAGCTGATAGACCGCATGAACCGGGCGGTCCAGGCTTCCGACGGCACGACCGGCAGTACGGCTCTCGGCAGCCTGCTGGTCAATGTCGAGCGCCGCCGTCAGCGTTCCCAGGCGATCGGCTCCGTGCTGCGCTCGGTGGCGAGCTTCATCATCCTGGGCACCGCGGCCCTGATGGTCCTCTCCGCCTTCCAGATCAATCTGGCCCCGCTGCTCGCCTCCGCGGGTGTCGCGGGCGTGGCGATCGGTTTCGGCGCCCGCAACCTGGTGACGGACTTCCTCTCCGGCGTGTTCATGATCCTTGAGGACCAGTACGGCGTCGGTGACACGATCGACGCGGGGGTGGCGTCGGGCGAGGTGATCGAGGTCGGCCTGCGCGTGACGAAGCTGCGCGGCGACCAGGGCGAGATCTGGTACGTCCGGAACGGCGAGGTCAAGCGCATCGGCAACCTCTCCCAGGGCTGGGCGACGGCCGGCGTCGACGTGACCGTCCGCGCGGACGAGGACCTGGAGCAGCTGAAGGCGACGCTCGACGAGGTCAGCGAGAAGATGAGCCGGGAAGAGCCCTGGAACGAGCTGCTGTGGGGCCCGATCGAGAGCCTGGGCCTGGACAGCGTCCTCCTGGACTCGATGGTGATCCGCCTCACGGCGAAGACCATGCCGGGCAAGTCCCTGACGGTGGAGCGCGAGCTGCGCTGGCGCGTCAAGCGGGCCCTGGACGCGGTGGGCATCCGCATCGTCGGCGGCACCACGGTCATCCCGGAGGAGGAAACGGCCGCCGACCCGACGGCAGCGGTCGCGGCCCCCTCGGCGTACTCCAACACCGCCTCCCCCCAGGCGGAAGCGGCGTCCCCGATCGCCCCGGCCCGGCCTGTCCGGTAG
- a CDS encoding ROK family transcriptional regulator, whose amino-acid sequence MAGTAGTPGTPSVLRAMNDRAALDLLLEHGPLSRTRIGKLTGLSKPTASQLLARLEAAGLVLATGTTEGRPGPNAQLYEVNATAAYAAGLDVTPERVLAAVADITGRTVGEYALPTPGKRPARPVVQQVTDALDGAVKAAGLARADLRRLVIGTPGAFDPGTGRLRYASHLPGWHSPALLDELAAALPMPVEYENDVNLVAIAEQRLGAARGHDDFVLLWNEGGLGAALVLGGRLHRGWTGGAGEVGFLPVPGTPLVRQVSRAGSGGYQELAGSQVIPRLARELGITPVPNGPYAEVAAALVGQAADINAGPHRRLLETYATGLATGLASLVSVLDPELVVLSGASLTAGGEPLRGLVQAELEELAAARPRLVVGDVREHPVLRGALESALATTRDEVFDTSR is encoded by the coding sequence ATGGCAGGAACAGCGGGCACGCCCGGCACCCCCAGCGTCCTGCGCGCCATGAACGACCGGGCCGCCCTGGACCTCCTCCTGGAGCACGGCCCCCTGTCCCGCACCCGGATCGGCAAGCTCACCGGCCTCTCCAAACCGACCGCCTCACAGCTCCTCGCCCGTCTGGAAGCGGCGGGACTGGTCCTGGCGACCGGCACCACCGAGGGCCGCCCCGGCCCCAACGCCCAGCTGTACGAGGTCAACGCGACCGCCGCGTACGCCGCCGGGCTCGACGTCACCCCCGAACGCGTCCTCGCCGCGGTCGCCGACATCACCGGCCGGACCGTGGGCGAGTACGCCCTGCCCACCCCCGGCAAACGCCCCGCCCGGCCCGTCGTCCAGCAGGTCACCGACGCCCTTGACGGCGCCGTCAAGGCGGCCGGGCTGGCCCGGGCCGACCTCCGGCGGCTCGTCATCGGAACACCGGGCGCCTTCGACCCGGGCACCGGCCGGCTGCGCTACGCCTCCCACCTCCCGGGCTGGCACTCCCCCGCCCTCCTCGACGAACTCGCCGCCGCACTGCCGATGCCGGTGGAGTACGAGAACGACGTGAACCTCGTCGCCATCGCCGAACAACGGCTCGGTGCGGCCAGAGGGCACGACGACTTCGTACTGCTCTGGAACGAGGGCGGACTCGGCGCCGCGCTCGTCCTCGGCGGCAGACTGCACCGCGGCTGGACCGGCGGCGCCGGCGAGGTCGGCTTCCTGCCCGTGCCGGGCACACCCCTCGTCCGGCAGGTCAGCAGGGCCGGCAGTGGCGGCTACCAGGAGCTGGCCGGTTCGCAGGTCATCCCCCGGCTCGCCCGCGAGCTGGGCATCACCCCGGTCCCGAACGGCCCGTACGCCGAGGTCGCCGCAGCCCTCGTCGGCCAGGCCGCCGACATCAACGCGGGCCCGCACAGACGGCTCCTCGAAACGTACGCGACCGGCCTGGCCACCGGTCTGGCCTCGCTCGTCTCCGTCCTCGACCCCGAACTCGTCGTCCTCAGCGGCGCCTCCCTCACCGCGGGCGGCGAACCCCTGCGCGGTCTGGTCCAGGCCGAGCTGGAGGAACTGGCCGCGGCCCGGCCCCGGCTGGTCGTGGGCGACGTACGCGAACACCCCGTGCTGCGGGGCGCACTGGAGAGCGCCCTCGCGACCACCCGCGACGAGGTCTTCGACACCTCCCGCTGA